Proteins encoded within one genomic window of Drosophila willistoni isolate 14030-0811.24 chromosome XL unlocalized genomic scaffold, UCI_dwil_1.1 Seg141, whole genome shotgun sequence:
- the LOC6648689 gene encoding abscission/NoCut checkpoint regulator, translating into MSCYGCSRKYGIFCKENGCPNCGYSYCSKCLKRPMPVPRYAGKVMNVCLICYDKLSKLQANADAEKVIDCEALPGELVTNIRLPAPPKSPTELQQQLEAADAIFDNILPSEELAAVLAPTSSSANTAGNPHSITNAEDINENLDSAITKRLQNLKTVEPTGADTDDEIRDRLSNLSGMPHQKNYDKKDLLLSTDQRSDQDKIKDLLEQFMGETQLDQRVSEERSDPISDIERRLRALRDAPIEEGAPTTKASDLNTPSDNEDDENDETVLQNIMKKYVAESRLPATDAPEVAIPTTSNAATSGSITEELPWCNVCNEDAVFRCLGCDGELFCAQCFRECHDDDEEYRDHVKEKYSAPPNFKENHF; encoded by the exons atgagCTGCTATGGGTGTAGCCGAAAATATGGGATTTTCTGTAAAGAG AATGGCTGTCCAAATTGTGGCTATTCCTATTGCAGCAAGTGTCTTAAAAGACCCATGCCAGTTCCACGCTATGCAGGGAAGGTAATGAATGTTTGTCTAATCTGCTACGATAAGCTGTCCAAGCTGCAGGCCAATGCGGATGCCGAGAAGGTAATCGACTGTGAAGCTCTTCCCGGCGAATTGGTTACCAACATACGTTTGCCAGCTCCACCCAAAAGTCCCACAGaattgcagcagcagctggaGGCAGCCGATGCCATTTTTGA CAATATTTTGCCATCCGAAGAGCTGGCCGCTGTGCTGGCACCAACTAGTTCCAGTGCCAATACAGCTGGTAATCCACATTCCATCACCAATGCCGAGGATATTAATGAGAATCTTGATAGCGCCATAACGAAACGTTTGCAAAATCTCAAAACTGTCGAGCCCACTGGCGCGGACACGGATGATGAGATACGTGATCGTTTGTCCAATTTGAGTGGCATGCCGCATCAAAAGAACTATGACAAAAAAGATTTGCTACTATCGACAGACCAAAGAAGTGATCAGGATAAAATCAAGGATCTATTAGAGCAATTTATGGGTGAAACCCAATTGGATCAGCGTGTAAGCGAAGAGCGGAGTGATCCAATTTCTGATATTGAGCGACGTTTACGTGCACTACGTGATGCGCCCATTGAGGAAGGTGCTCCAACCACAAAAGCATCCGATTTGAATACTCCAAGTGATAATGAGGATGACGAGAATGACGAAACCGTGCTGCAGAATATCATGAAAAAG TATGTGGCGGAATCCCGCTTACCGGCTACTGATGCCCCAGAAGTTGCAATTCCAACCACCAGCAATGCTGCCACTAGCGGTTCCATTACCGAGGAGCTACCATGGTGCAATGTATGCAATGAGGATGCTGTCTTCCGTTGTCTGGGCTGTGATGGTGAATTATTTTGTGCACAATGCTTTCGCGAGTGTCACGACGATGATGAGGAGTATCGAGATCATGTCAAAGAAAAGTATAGTGCTCCGCCCAATTTTAAGGAAAATCATTTCTAA
- the LOC6648690 gene encoding DDB1- and CUL4-associated factor 6, with product MSNNSSSRSHKTHHLRRSVHRSLEYYPYYNSRNGGQAQANLQASCRNSLDFVQRMDLMQTMDVHNGCVNTVNWNANGTHIVSGSDDNCLVITEAKSGRVILKSRTQHKRHIFSARFMPHCNDQAVISCSGEGLVLHTEFLTPYSQRQRSQDVLIFEEDRRTSVFDCHKFGSTFDVLPLVDAPRSFLSCGEDSTVRCFDLNVSSRCTELVCHKHIYIMAPCAVTAMDVAPINTHLLAIGCSDSIVRIYDRRKMSTGHDSSGANETQPLKAYPIPLSYTRRHYRPTCVKFNADESELLVSYSMEQLYLFNLKHPGFEDAGLLRSGCYTAKMRRDDDPEPQIPRLRFRGDWSDTGPNSLAMTEQGLNRPNVGQARPPLEPGVLSRLSDEIFRMLNSNSRQGRSSTNPHETAPSNTNRTRPMTWQNAVLRTMEQGNHENTSMPMPTPMPTNDNQSPCCEPEIADVSAPVRSDDVTSTSVESSKSESCMEAVSDVGGQKYPLTSFDYVKMSFNGHRNSRTMVKGACFWGDDFIMSGSDCGHIFVWQRETGKVVKTLLADNRVVNRVQPHPTLPYLLSSGIDYNIKLWAPIAAEPAYDDLVTTALIKNNEIMLVETRDTITVPAQVMIRILASLHQYRRLMHNNTGSSSGSSAASAAAAPAPAEASSAADTAAEEDNTSDSNHNAEIG from the exons ATGAGCAACAatagcagcagccgcagccaTAAGACGCATCATTTGCGAAGAAGTGTACATCGAAGTCTTGAGTATTATCCGTATTATAACAGCCGGAATGGGGGACAGGCGCAGGCGAATCTGCAGGCCAGCTGCAGGA ACTCACTGGATTTTGTGCAACGTATGGATCTGATGCAGACGATGGATGTCCACAATGGATGCGTGAATACAGTGAATTGGAATGCCAATGGGACACACATCGTTTCCGGCTCGGATGACAATTGCCTGGTCATTACGGAAGCGAAAAGCGGCCGTGTGATTTTAAAGAGTAGAACCCAGCACAAGAGGCACATATTCAGTGCTCGATTTATGCCGCATTGCAATGACCAGGCGGTGATCTCATGCTCAGGTGAAGGTCTAGTCTTGCATACTGAATTCCTGACACCCTATAGCCAGCGTCAACGGTCACAGGATGTGCTCATTTTCGAGGAGGATCGACGGACGAGTGTTTTCGATTGTCATAAATTTGGCAGCACCTTTGATGTCCTGCCACTGGTGGATGCGCCACGCAGTTTCCTTAGCTGTGGCGAGGATTCGACAGTGCGTTGCTTTGATCTCAATGTGAGCAGCCGATGCACGGAGCTGGTGTGCCATAAGCATATTTACATAATGGCACCCTGTGCCGTAACTGCCATGGATGTGGCTCCAATTAACACACATCTGCTGGCAATAGGCTGCTCCGATTCAATAGTCCGAATCTACGATCGTCGCAAGATGAGCACGGGTCATGACAGCAGCGGCGCAAATGAAACGCAACCCTTAAAAGCCTACCCCATACCCTTGTCCTATACACGACGACATTATCGTCCCACCTGCGTCAAATTTAATGCTGATGAATCCGAACTCCTGGTCAGCTACTCCATGGAGCAATTGTATTTGTTCAATTTGAAGCATCCGGGCTTCGAGGATGCCGGTCTCTTGCGTAGTGGTTGCTATACGGCCAAAATGCGACGTGACGACGATCCAGAACCGCAAATACCGAGGCTACGATTCCGTGGCGATTGGTCGGATACGGGTCCGAATTCATTGGCAATGACAGAGCAAGGACTAAATCGGCCGAACGTGGGTCAGGCGCGTCCACCACTCGAACCAGGTGTGCTTAGCCGCTTGAGTGATGAAATCTTCCGCATGCTCAATTCCAATTCGCGACAAGGACGCTCAAGCACGAATCCGCACGAGACCGCCCCCAGCAATACAAACAGAACCAGACCGATGACATGGCAAAATGCTGTCCTACGTACCATGGAGCAAGGTAACCATGAGAATACTTCAATGCCCATGCCCACGCCAATGCCAACTAATGATAATCAAAGCCCATGCTGTGAACCGGAAATTGCCGATGTTTCTGCTCCTGTGCGATCGGATGACG TTACATCTACATCAGTGGAGTCTTCCAAATCCGAAAGCTGTATGGAAGCTGTGTCTGATGTCGGTGGACAGAAATATCCTTTGACCAGTTTTGATTATGTAAAAATGTCATTCAATGGCCATCGAAATTCACGGACCATGGTGAAAGGAGCATGCTTCTGGGGTGATGATTTCATAATGTCCGGTTCGGATTGTGGCCACATCTTTGTCTGGCAACGGGAGACAGGAAAAGTTGTTAAAACACTTTTGGCTGACAATCGTGTCGTAAATCGAGTCCAGCCGCATCCCACATTGCCCTATCTGCTAAGTTCGGGCATTGATTACAATATCAAATTGTGGGCACCGATTGCCGCAGAGCCCGCATACGATGATCTGGTTACCACAGCT ttaattaaaaacaatgaGATTATGTTGGTCGAGACAAGGGATACGATAACTGTGCCCGCTCAGGTAATGATACGGATTTTGGCCAGTCTGCATCAATATCGGCGTTTAATGCATAATAATACTGGAAGCTCTTCAGGATCGTCAGCAgcctcagcagcagcagcaccagcaccagctgAAGCCTCATCGGCTGCTGACACTGCAGCTGAAGAGGACAATACAAGCGATAGCAATCACAATGCTGAAATAGGTTAA
- the LOC6648514 gene encoding glycosyltransferase-like domain-containing protein 1-like: MGDGDNMSSSASCGKPKIIIIEPFYGGSHKQLIETLVECLNPTDYEIFTLPASKWHWRARTSALYFSQLIPPEHEYKVLFTSSVLNLAELIGVRPDLVSCRKIVYFHENQLVYPVREVKERDCQYGLNEILTCLAADIVLFNSNFNRSSFLDNVQPFLNIQPDFKLKHIRERIEKKCQVLYYPIKFHAFPNKRHISPASTSLSATPMEQSCLHLIWPHRWEHDKNPKLLMEVLMELNKRQVDFKVTICGESYLAVPEAFEGIREKLGSKLINYGHLTREDYVKTLLTGDVVISTAGHEFYGVAMLEATYCGCYPIAPNKLVYPEIYPKENLYNTSNSLIKMLYNWCRNPEAFRRHRDKFFDYFSFDRYSAQHLVPKYLDKMRI; encoded by the exons ATGGGGGACGGGGACAACATGTCGTCATCCGCATCTTGTGGCAAGCCAAAGATAATTATCATTGAACCCTTCTACGGTGGCAGCCATAAGCAATTAATTGAAACTCTAGTTGAGT GTCTCAATCCCACCGATTATGAGATCTTTACTCTACCGGCATCCAAATGGCATTGGCGTGCACGCACATCGGCTCTGTATTTCTCTCAACTGATACCCCCAGAGCATGAGTACAAAGTCCTATTCACCAGCTCTGTGCTTAATCTGGCCGAGCTAATTGGAGTGCGCCCCGATCTGGTCAGTTGTCGTAAAATAGTCTATTTTCATGAGAATCAACTTGTATATCCGGTGCGTGAGGTCAAGGAGCGTGATTGTCAATATGGTCTAAATGAAATACTCACCTGCCTGGCCGCCGACATTGTGCTCTTCAATTCGAATTTCAATCGCTCTTCGTTTCTGGACAATGTGCAACCATTTCTAAATATACAGCCCGATTTCAAATTGAAACATATACGCGAACGTATCGAAAAGAAATGCCAAGTGCTCTATTATCCCATCAAGTTTCATGCCTTTCCCAACAAACGTCACATTTCGCCTGCATCTACGTCCCTATCAGCCACGCCGATGGAGCAGTCGTGTCTGCATTTAATTTGGCCCCATCGATGGGAACACGATAAAAATCCCAAACTCCTGATGGAAGTTCTCATGGAGCTAAATAAACGTCAAGTTGACTTTAAGGTAACCATATGTGGCGAAAGCTATTTAGCTGTACCCGAAGCCTTTGAGGGTATACGTGAGAAACTTGGCTCGAAACTAATCAATTATGGCCATTTAACTCGCGAGGATTATGTAAAAACTTTACTCACCGGCGATGTAGTCATCTCAACAGCTGGTCATGAATTCTATGGTGTGGCCATGCTGGAGGCCACTTATTGCGGTTGCTATCCCATTGCCCCCAATAAGCTTGTTTATCCAGAGATTTATCCCAAGGAAAATCTATATAATACATCCAACTCGTTAATTAAAATGCTATATAATTGGTGTCGTAATCCCGAGGCGTTTCGTCGCCATCGTGATAAATTCTTTGattattttagttttgatAGATATTCAGCTCAACATTTGGTTCCCAAATATCTGGACAAAATGCGCATTTAG
- the LOC6648513 gene encoding E3 ubiquitin ligase Rnf157, which produces MGNFVSRQNAAVEEADQTNTNHAYKYPPRMGNFFGSHFIMGGERFDTPQPESYLFGENADLNFLGNRPTAFPYPPPQANEPTKTLKSLVNIRKESVRFVRVPVEKKAHELEEKPEKKATNVTIEEIDGNVLCSLSGSGSGGDGDVTTTITPPPPPPPCSYNIEFTFDSDAKCAITIYYFCSEDVSPSGVTLVPRDGLTSETYHYEKGINQSFSQPGHLFNPQLIPEDDLIYSPGKEQYPVAIHCVVEEGNEECRQSHTTICVIDHHPESNSYVLRALKQKIFVDGLCYLLQEIYGIENKAVNKASSMDEEIDDHGSECVICMSETRDTLILPCRHLCLCNSCADSLRYQANNCPICRAPFRALLQIRAVQKGILSTSNTGHILTSSGGGGATTGGTGSGSGEPAPVDVPPGYIPVSLIEALNGPPQYIARPRTSDHDLTDSVGTMTTGGNGGDQKTTASSPLKSGSQRRNKGKKNASTCTSTNEVGTLTTSLSNSLAASATLSVVEIESDPKKSTTATCTSPTLTGGTDKLKIVNERSSKYGRGSGTDDDVDSENEKLSPLLSSSSPNGHKPKTQSNKTLKQVVATLEADDAEGVKTVVEGGGGSGGAAAAVASSEMSNNEERKTERSTKEDDSEDYYTPEDTQNSILSPLCPTEKERAKSGDPLCGVSNLNPQQANRVVVGFSCSSVKKNLHKKSTSVGNMNSNLNSSTTVVDLKSNNGVSSLPDMLDSPIGSGNSASTRSSSDSYSSSSSTKQLLSSNPTNTAANIIVDDKTALQNAVNV; this is translated from the exons ATGGGCAACTTTGTAAGCAGACAGAATGCAGCTGTCGAGGAAGCGGATCAGACCAATACGAATCATGCCTACAAATATCCACCAAGGATGGGCAACTTCTTTGGCAGCCACTTCATCATGGGCGGTGAGCGCTTCGACACGCCCCAGCCCGAATCGTATCTGTTTGGCGAGAATGCGGATTTGAATTTTCTGGGGAATCGTCCGACCGCATTCCCATATCCACCACCCCAAGCCAATGAGCCAACTAAGACATTGAAGAGTTTGGTTAACATTCGCAAAGAATCTGTGCGTTTCGTTCGCGTGCCAGTGGAAAAAAAGGCCCACGAACTAGAGGAGAAGCCAGAGAAGAAAGCCACAAATGTGACCATTGAGGAGATCGATGGCAATGTTCTCTGCTCCTTGAGTGGCAGCGGAAGtggtggtgatggtgatgTTACCACCACAATTACACCGCCACCACCGCCTCCACCATGCTCTTACAATATTGAGTTCACTTTCGATTCTGATGCCAAATGTGCCATAACCATTTATTATTTCTGCTCGGAGGATGTCAGTCCCAGTGGGGTGACTCTCGTGCCACGCGATGGACTCACCTCAGAGACTTATCACTATGAGAAGGGCATTAATCAGAGTTTCTCACAGCCGGGACATCTGTTTAATCCGCAGCTAATACCCGAAGATGATCTCATCTACAGCCCCGGCAAGGAGCAATATCCTGTAGCCATCCATTGTGTGGTCGAGGAGGGTAACGAAGAGTGTCGCCAATCGCATACAACCATTTGTGTAATTGACCATCATCCGGAGAGTAATTCATATGTCTTGCGTGCTCTCAAACAGAAGATCTTTGTAGATGGTCTATGCTACCTGCTGCAGGAGATCTATGGCATTGAGAACAAGGCGGTGAATAAGGCCTCGTCCATGGATGAGGAGATCGATGACCATGGCAGCGAGTGTGTCATTTGTATGAGTGAGACAAGAGATACCTTAATACTGCCGTGCCGTCATCTTTGTTTGTGCAATTCCTGTGCTGATTCGTTGCGTTATCAGGCCAACAATTGTCCGATTTGTCGGGCACCATTCCGTGCACTGCTCCAAATACGAGCGGTGCAAAAGGGCATCCTTAGTACCAGCAATACGGGACATATTCTAACCAGCTCTGGAGGCGGTGGAGCCACTACTGGTGGTACAGGCAGTGGAAGCGGCGAACCAGCACCGGTGGATGTACCTCCAGGCTATATACCAGTCTCTTTAATTGAGGCTCTAAATGGTCCTCCTCAATATATTGCCAGACCCAG AACTAGTGATCATGATCTAACCGATTCAGTGGGCACAATGACTACAGGTGGCAATGGAGGGGATCAGAAGACGACGGCCTCTTCACCCTTGAAGTCTGGAAGTCAGCGTCGGAACAAGGGCAAGAAAAATGCATCCACTTGTACTTCAACAAATGAAGTGGGCACTTTAACCACCTCTTTGAGTAACAGTTTGGCTGCATCGGCGACTTTATCGGTGGTAGAGATTGAAAGTGATCCCAAAAAATCGACAACTGCCACCTGCACCTCACCCACTTTGACTGGTGGCACTGATAAGCTAAAAATTGTCAATGAGCGTAGCAGTAAATATGGGCGTGGCAGTGGCACAGATGATGATGTGGACAGTGAGAATGAAAAGTTGTCGCCGTTgctatcatcatcatcgccgAATGGTCATAAGCCTAAAACTCAATCCAATAAAACCCTAAAGCAGGTTGTGGCCACACTTGAGGCTGACGATGCGGAAGGTGTCAAAACAGTAGTCGAGGGCGGAGGCGGAAgtggaggagcagcagcagcagtcgcCTCCAGTGAAATGAGCAACAATGAGGAAAGAAAAACCGAACGATCTACTAAAGAGGATGATTCCGAGGACTATTATACGCCAGAGGATACACAAAACTCAATACTGAGTCCATTGTGCCCCACAGAGAAAGAACGAGCCAAGAGTGGTGATCCACTTTGTGGCGTAAGCAATTTGAATCCACAGCAAGCGaatcgtgttgttgttggcttcaGCTGCAGTTCAGTGAAAAAGAATTTGCACAAGAAATCCACATCGGTGGGTAATATGAACTCAAATCTGAATTCATCTACCACAGTTGTTGACCTCAAATCAAATAATGGTGTCAGCTCTCTGCCAG ATATGTTAGACAGCCCCATTGGCAGTGGCAATTCAGCATCTACACGCAGCTCCAGTGATAGCTATTCATCCAGTTCGTCGACCAAACAATTACTTAGCTCGAATCCAACAAACACTGCGGCCAATATCATCGTGGACGATAAGACCGCTCTACAGAATGCCGTCAATGTTTGA